A portion of the Limanda limanda chromosome 3, fLimLim1.1, whole genome shotgun sequence genome contains these proteins:
- the LOC132998643 gene encoding LOW QUALITY PROTEIN: UDP-glucuronosyltransferase 2B14-like (The sequence of the model RefSeq protein was modified relative to this genomic sequence to represent the inferred CDS: substituted 1 base at 1 genomic stop codon): MNVIVEELYSRGHQVSVLRSFDSWYIKETSQFYTSVTLDAESGFDEDFLTKFVAQLLNIQREGKSAWTRFKLEMELMQKGSEMNQKMCKMLEVLFENKDLIQSLQDAKYDLVLADPFSPLGVILAHYLRLPIVFNVRWTGQGEGHFSIAPSPLSYIPMPGSELSDKMSFPERVLNVMIFGFAEFQIAHYVSPIYDPFIKKYXSLDADYLSLFQAADLWLMRVDFVFEFPRPTMPNVIYMGGFQCKPAKPLPQHLEDFVQSSGEHGVIIMSLGTFISTLPQDLADEIATAFAKLPQKVIWRYKGDRPATLGNNTLLVDWMPQNDLLGHPKIKLFVAHGGTNGVQEAIYHGVPILGLPLIFDQHDNLFRIKVRGAGKIIDFFTMNEDIFFQGIQEVLTESSYGLNMQRLSRLHRDQPMKPLDTALFWIEFVMRHKGAAHLRTESYRLPWYSYHSVDVILFLITVALVILLSFAGIVWSCFRLCIKRKLKSD; the protein is encoded by the coding sequence ATGAATGTCATTGTAGAGGAACTATACTCAAGGGGGCACCAGGTTTCTGTTCTGCGATCATTCGACAGCTGGTATATCAAGGAAACATCCCAATTCTATACTTCCGTCACACTTGATGCTGAGTCCGGATTTGATGAAGATTTTTTAACAAAGTTTGTGGCCCAACTCCTGAATATCCAGAGGGAAGGGAAGTCTGCCTGGACACGTTTTAAATTGGAAATGGAACTAATGCAAAAGGGTTCTGAGATGAATcaaaaaatgtgcaaaatgctTGAGGTGCTTTTTGAAAACAAAGATCTAATACAGTCACTGCAGGATGCCAAATATGACCTTGTCCTCGCAGACCCTTTTAGCCCATTGGGTGTTATACTTGCTCACTACCTCAGGTTGCcaattgtttttaatgtcagaTGGACCGGTCAAGGTGAAGGCCATTTTTCAATTGcaccttctcctctgtcttATATTCCAATGCCAGGGTCTGAGCTATCAGATAAAATGAGCTTTCCTGAGAGAGTTCTTAACGTCATGATTTTTGGCTTCGCAGAATTCCAAATAGCACATTATGTGTCACCAATTTATGATccctttattaaaaaatattaaagtcTGGATGCAGATTATCTTTCACTGTTTCAAGCAGCCGACCTGTGGCTGATGAGAGTggactttgtgtttgagttcCCTCGACCCACCATGCCTAATGTTATCTACATGGGAGGGTTCCAGTGTAAACCTGCAAAACCTTTGCCTCAACACCTGGAGGATTTTGTCCAGAGCTCTGGAGAACATGGAGTCATCATCATGTCTCTGGGGACTTTTATTAGCACACTTCCGCAGGACTTAGCTGATGAGATCGCTACAGCTTTTGCTAAATTACCTCAGAAAGTCATCTGGAGGTACAAAGGGGACAGACCGGCCACTCTGGGCAACAACACTTTACTCGTCGACTGGATGCCACAGAATGACCTCCTGGGACATCCAAAGATTAAACTATTTGTGGCTCATGGGGGAACAAACGGAGTTCAAGAGGCTATTTATCACGGAGTTCCTATACTAGGACTTCCACTGATTTTTGACCAACATGATAATCTATTCAGAATTAAagtcagaggagcaggaaaGATAATTGATTTTTTTACTATGAATGAAGACATCTTCTTTCAGGGAATTCAGGAAGTCTTGACTGAGTCCTCCTATGGGCTGAACATGCAGAGACTGTCCAGGCTGCACAGAGATCAGCCAATGAAACCACTGGACACTGCCCTCTTCTGGATAGAGTTTGTCATGAGACACAAAGGTGCAGCTCACCTGAGAACGGAGTCCTACAGACTGCCCTGGTACTCCTACCACTCTGTAGATGTCATATTGTTCTTGATAACAGTTGCACTAGTTATTTTGTTATCATTTGCTGGAATCGTATGGTCATGCTTCAGATTGTGTAtcaaaagaaaactcaaatctGACTAA
- the LOC132999088 gene encoding UDP-glucuronosyltransferase 2C1-like isoform X1, with protein sequence MQPDGNTQTFLLLLSVVFLTLRICHGGRILIVPMEGSHWVNMDIVIRALHSRGHSIDVVRTDESWYIKDDSLHYNTKTLSVTETFNHDFINPIVKKIIDIERGESSALTFASLQVEMFTAMFNMHRITCQMATVMFKDKDFMNSLKERKYDLVLTDPAWGAGIMLAHALQLPLVYNVRWITSGEGHLAIAPSPLSYIPMTGSGLSDKMSFIQRVKNLFFFAIWQIQDRFLINAQYQAVCDKFFGPEVRYSELLQGADLWLMRVDFVFEFPRPTMPNVVYIGGFQCKPAEPLSEHLEMFVQSSGEHGVIIMSLGTFVSELPADMTNKMAADFAKLPQKVIWRHKGDRPATLGNNTLLVDWMPQNDLLGHPKIKLFVAHGGTNGVQEAIYHGVPVVGLPVFFDQNDNLLRLKERGGAKILTLATVDKDNNFLEAIQEVLTEPSYMLNMQRLSRLHRDQPMKPLDTALFWIEFVMRHKGAAHLRTESYRLPWYSYHSVDVILFLITVALVILLSFAGIFWSCFRLCIKRKLKSD encoded by the coding sequence ATGCAGCCTGATGGAAACACTCAGACGTTCCTTCTCCTTTTATCTGTTGTCTTCCTGACATTGAGAATATGTCACGGGGGTAGGATCTTGATTGTACCTATGGAGGGAAGCCACTGGGTGAACATGGATATCGTGATTAGAGCGCTGCACTCTCGAGGACACTCCATCGATGTGGTTCGAACCGATGAGAGCTGGTACATCAAGGACGACTCTCTACACTACAACACGAAAACATTGTCTGTCACTGAGACCTTCAATCACGACTTCATTAACCCCATCGTGAAAAAGATCATCGACATAGAGAGGGGGGAGAGCTCTGCTCTGACCTTTGCGAGTTTGCAGGTTGAGATGTTTACTGCCATGTTTAACATGCATAGAATAACATGCCAAATGGCAACTGTTATGTTTAAAGATAAAGACTTTATGAATAGTTTGAAGGAGAGAAAATATGACCTGGTCCTCACTGATCCGGCCTGGGGTGCAGGTATAATGTTGGCTCACGCTCTTCAACTACCTCTGGTTTATAACGTGCGCTGGATAACAAGCGGAGAGGGACATTTGGCAATTGCACCTTCTCCTTTGTCTTACATCCCGATGACCGGCTCTGGCCTGTCAGACAAGATGAGTTTCATACAGAGAgtaaaaaatctttttttttttgccatttggCAAATTCAGGATAGATTTTTAATTAACGCTCAATATCAAGCAGTTTGTGACAAGTTCTTTGGTCCAGAAGTCAGATACAGTGAATTACTACAAGGAGCCGACCTTTGGCTGATGAGAGTggactttgtgtttgagtttccACGACCAACTATGCCTAATGTTGTTTATATAGGAGGGTTTCAGTGTAAACCTGCTGAACCACTTTCTGAACACCTTGAGATGTTTGTCCAGAGCTCGGGGGAGCATGGAGTCATCATCATGTCTCTGGGGACTTTTGTGAGTGAACTTCCTGCTGATATGACCAACAAGATGGCTGCAGATTTTGCTAAATTACCTCAGAAAGTCATCTGGAGGCATAAAGGGGACAGACCGGCCACTCTGGGCAACAACACTTTACTTGTCGACTGGATGCCACAGAATGACCTCCTGGGACATCCAAAGATTAAACTATTTGTTGCTCACGGGGGAACAAACGGAGTTCAAGAGGCTATTTATCATGGAGTCCCAGTTGTGGGTCTACCTGTGTTCTTTGACCAGAACGACAACCTGCTCCgtctgaaagagagaggaggagctaaGATTCTTACATTAGCCACAGTGGACAAAGACAACAACTTCCTAGAAGCAATACAGGAAGTCTTGACTGAGCCCTCCTACATGCTGAACATGCAGAGACTCTCCAGGCTGCACAGAGATCAGCCAATGAAACCACTGGACACTGCCCTCTTCTGGATAGAGTTTGTCATGAGACACAAAGGTGCAGCTCACCTGAGAACGGAGTCCTACAGACTGCCCTGGTACTCCTACCACTCTGTAGATGTCATATTGTTCTTGATAACAGTTGCACTAGTTATTTTGTTATCATTTGCTGGAATCTTTTGGTCATGCTTCAGATTGTGTAtcaaaagaaaactcaaatctGACTAA
- the chrna5 gene encoding neuronal acetylcholine receptor subunit alpha-5, translating to MMLRAGGAATFLALLLLLPLLCCCHLCHSLRVPKISLYAKAEDKLFRYLFGSYQKWVRPLEYLNQTICVKFGLAISQLVDVDEKNQLMTTNVWMKQEWTDMKLRWNPDDYLGIKTIRVPSDRLWLPDVVLYDNSDGRFEGTVTKAVVKYDGTISWTPPANYKSACSIDVTFFPFDLQNCSMKFGSWTYDGSQVDIIMEDFHVDKQDYFDNGEWEIVKATGSRGLRTDGCSSYPTITYFFIIRRLPLFYTLFLIIPCIGLSFLTILVFYLPSNCGEKISLCTSVLVSLTVFLLVIEEIIPSSSKAIPLIGEYLVFTMIFVTLSIIITVFAINIHHRSSSTHHGMAPWVRKIFLHRLPKLLCMRGHVDRYATAGVVGAGGAVGLGMMTDSAPGLTPLLYTRRHLQAALDSIRYITMHVVKENEVREVVQDWKFVAQVLDRIFLWAFLLVSILGSALLFIPVIYKWASIIVPDHVGSYL from the exons ATGATGCTGAGAGCAGGAGGGGCAGCCACCTtcctcgcactgctgctgctgctgccgctgctgtgctgctgccaCCTGTGCCACTCACTGC GGGTACCAAAGATCTCATTGTATGCTAAGGCAGAGGACAAGCTGTTTCGATACCTCTTTGGAAGCTACCAGAAATGGGTTCGTCCACTTGAATATCTAAACCAGACGATCTGTGTGAAGTTTGGACTGGCCATCTCCCAGCTAGTTGATGTG gaTGAGAAAAACCAGCTGATGACAACCAATGTGTGGATGAAACAG gaGTGGACTGACATGAAACTTAGATGGAACCCTGATGACTACCTGGGCATCAAAACTATCCGTGTCCCCTCTGACAGGCTGTGGCTGCCTGACGTGGTGCTCTACGATAA CTCTGATGGGCGTTTTGAGGGAACTGTCACCAAAGCTGTTGTTAAGTATGATGGAACGATATCATGGACACCACCAGCCAATTACAAATCAGCCTGCTCCATTGACGTCACCTTCTTCCCATTTGACCTCCAGAACTGCTCCATGAAGTTCGGCTCCTGGACATATGATGGCTCCCAG GTGGACATCATTATGGAGGACTTCCACGTAGACAAACAGGACTATTTTGACAACGGTGAATGGGAGATAGTAAAAGCCACAGGCAGCCGTGGTCTGAGGACAGATGGCTGCTCTTCCTACCCCACCATCACCTACTTCTTCATCATCCGCAGGTTGCCTCTTTTCTACACCCTCTTTCTCATCATCCCCTGCATCGGCCTGTCCTTTCTCACCATCCTTGTCTTCTACCTGCCCTCCAACTGCGGCGAGAAGATCTCCCTCTGCACCTCAGTGCTGGTGTCGCTCACTGTCTTCCTACTGGTCATCGAAGAGATCATCCCGTCCTCCTCCAAGGCCATCCCTCTCATCGGGGAGTACCTGGTGTTCACCATGATTTTCGTTACGCTgtccatcatcatcacagtcTTTGCCATCAACATCCATCACCGTTCCTCCTCCACACATCACGGCATGGCGCCCTGGGTGAGGAAGATTTTCCTGCATCGACTGCCTAAGCTGCTGTGCATGCGTGGCCATGTGGACCGTTATGCCACCGCCGGAGTGGTTGGGGCGGGAGGAGCTGTAGGTCTGGGTATGATGACGGATTCAGCACCTGGACTCACCCCCCTGCTCTACACGAGACGTCACCTTCAAGCAGCTTTAGATTCTATTCGCTACATAACCATGCATGTGGTCAAAGAAAATGAGGTCAGAGAG GTGGTACAGGACTGGAAGTTTGTAGCTCAGGTTCTGGATCGAATTTTTCTGTGGGCCTTCCTCCTGGTGTCGATCCTGGGTTCtgccctcctcttcatcccagTTATTTACAAATGGGCCAGCATCATTGTCCCTGACCATGTTGGAAGTTACCTCTAA
- the LOC132998641 gene encoding UDP-glucuronosyltransferase 2C1-like: MWLEIYQNTCGKCMVALLLLILIPGVCQAGNILVLPWEGSHWLNMNILLQALHSRGHNITVVHSSKSFYIPNNSSHYNTVTVQVERGVDEELYTNCLSKAIQFELDTLHLIKFGEMIGCFSEIHKVVGEFVSTLLDDRELMRNIEGSKFDLVLTDPALGAGVILAKYLNLPLVFNVRWLLVLDGQLALAPSPVSYVPMKGSGNNDKMTFFQRVKNMILYLINQIFYHFAVKVYQKICDKYLGPENEFKQLVLNADIWLMRTDFVFDFPRPTVPNVVYMGGFHCSPAKPLPQHLEDFVQSSGEHGVIIMSLGTLVSELPADMTNKMAAAFAKLPQKVIWRHKGDRPATLGNNTLLVDWMPQNDLLGHPKIKLFVSHGGTNGVQEAIYHGVPVVGLPLYFDQNDNLLRLKERGGAKILTLATVDKHNNFLEAIQEVLTEPSYRLNMQRLSRLHRDQPMKPLDTALFWIEFVIRHKGAAHLRTESYRLPWYSYHSVDVILFLITSALVILLLFAGILWSCFRLCIKRKLKSD, translated from the exons ATGTGGCTGGAAATCTACCAAAACACTTGCGGCAAATGTATGGT GGCTTTGCTCCTGCTCATCCTGATTCCCGGAGTCTGTCAAGCTGGAAACATCTTGGTGTTACCCTGGGAAGGCAGCCATTGGTTAAACATGAATATTCTACTTCAAGCCCTGCACTCAAGAGGACACAATATCACTGTTGTGCATTCAAGCAAAAGCTTTTACATCCCAAACAACTCTTCCCATTACAACACTGTCACAGTCCAAGTGGAGAGGGGCGTGGATGAGGAGCTCTACACAAATTGCTTATCCAAGGCAATACAATTTGAGTTGGATACACTTCACTTGATAAAGTTTGGAGAAATGATAGGCTGCTTCTCTGAAATTCACAAAGTTGTGGGGGAATTTGTATCAACACTGCTAGATGACCGAGAGTTGATGAGAAACATTGAGGGCAGCAAGTTTGACCTGGTACTCACTGACCCTGCTTTGGGAGCTGGAGTCATTTTGGCCAAATATCTAAaccttcctctggtttttaatgttcGCTGGCTGCTAGTTCTAGATGGTCAACTTGCTCTTGCTCCATCACCCGTATCCTATGTTCCTATGAAAGGATCTGGCAATAATGATAAAATGACCTTTTTTCAGAGagttaaaaatatgattttatatCTTATCAATCAAATATTTTACCACTTTGCAGTTAAGGTATACCAGAAGATATGTGACAAATATCTTGGGcctgaaaatgaatttaaacaGTTGGTGCTTAATGCAGATATTTGGTTGATGAGaactgactttgtgtttgatttccCACGTCCGACTGTGCCTAATGTTGTCTACATGGGAGGGTTTCACTGTAGCCCTGCAAAACCTTTGCCTCAACACCTAGAGGATTTTGTACAGAGCTCTGGAGAACATGGAGTCATCATCATGTCTCTGGGGACTTTAGTGAGTGAACTTCCTGCTGACATGACCAACAAGATGGCTGCAGCTTTTGCTAAATTACCTCAGAAAGTCATCTGGAGGCATAAAGGTGACAGACCGGCCACTCTGGGCAACAACACTTTACTTGTCGACTGGATGCCACAGAATGACCTCCTAGGACATCCAAAGATTAAACTATTTGTTTCACACGGGGGAACAAACGGAGTTCAAGAGGCTATTTATCACGGAGTCCCAGTTGTGGGTCTACCTTTGTACTTTGACCAGAACGACAACCTGCTCCgtctgaaagagagaggaggagctaaGATTCTTACATTAGCCACAGtggacaaacacaacaacttCCTAGAAGCAATACAGGAAGTTTTGACTGAGCCCTCCTACAGGCTGAACATGCAGAGACTCTCCAGGCTGCACAGAGATCAGCCAATGAAACCACTGGACACTGCACTCTTCTGGATAGAGTTTGTCATAAGACACAAAGGTGCAGCTCACCTGAGAACGGAGTCTTACAGACTGCCCTGGTACTCCTACCACTCTGTAGATGTCATATTGTTCTTGATAACATCTGCACtagttattttgttattatttgctgGAATCTTATGGTCATGCTTCAGATTGTGTAtcaaaagaaaactcaaatctGACTGA
- the LOC132999089 gene encoding UDP-glucuronosyltransferase 2B14-like yields MGCPWIVTSLWLIYAPLVYGGKVLVVPVDGSPWVNMNVIVEELYSRGHQVSVLRSFDSWYIKETSQFYTSLTLDAESGFDEDFITKFVAQLLNIQREGKSVWTSFKLEMELMQKGSEMNQKICKMLEVLFENKDLIQSLQDAKYDLVLTDPFSPLGVILAHYLRLPIVFNVRWTGQGEGHFSIAPSPLSYIPMPGSELSDKMSFPERVLNVMIFGFTEFQIAHYVSQIYDPFIKKYLSLDADYLSLFQAADLWLMRVDFVFEFPRPTMPNVIYMGGFQCKPAKPLPQHLEDFVQSSGEHGVIIMSLGTFIGTLPQDLADEIATAFAKLPQKVIWRYKGDRPATLGNNTLLVDWMPQNDLLGHPKIKLFVAHGGTNGVQEAIYHGVPILGLPLIFDQHDNLFRIKVKGAGKIIDFFTMNEDIFFQGIQEVLTESSYGLNMQRLSRLHRDQPMKPLDTALFWIEFVMRHKGAAHLRTESYRLPWYSYHSVDVILFLITVALVILLLFAGIVWSCFRLCIKRKLKSD; encoded by the coding sequence ATGGGTTGTCCCTGGATTGTGACATCTCTCTGGTTGATCTATGCACCTTTGGTTTATGGTGGCAAAGTGCTTGTTGTTCCAGTGGACGGGAGCCCCTGGGTGAACATGAATGTCATTGTAGAGGAACTATACTCAAGGGGGCACCAGGTTTCTGTTCTGCGATCATTCGACAGCTGGTATATCAAGGAAACATCCCAATTCTATACTTCACTCACACTTGATGCTGAGTCCGGATTTGATGAAGATTTTATAACAAAGTTTGTGGCCCAACTCCTGAATATCCAGAGGGAAGGAAAGTCTGTCTGGACTAGTTTTAAATTGGAAATGGAACTAATGCAAAAGGGTTCTGAGATGAATCAAAAAATTTGCAAAATGCTTGAGGTGCTTTTTGAAAACAAAGATCTAATACAGTCACTGCAGGATGCCAAATATGACCTTGTCCTCACAGACCCTTTTAGCCCATTGGGTGTTATACTTGCTCACTACCTCAGGTTGCcaattgtttttaatgtcagaTGGACCGGTCAAGGTGAAGGCCATTTTTCAATTGcaccttctcctctgtcttATATTCCAATGCCAGGGTCTGAGCTATCAGATAAAATGAGCTTTCCTGAGAGAGTTCTTAACGTCATGATTTTTGGCTTCACAGAATTCCAAATAGCACATTATGTGTCACAAATTTATGATccctttattaaaaaatatttaagtcTGGATGCAGATTATCTTTCACTGTTTCAAGCAGCCGACCTGTGGCTGATGAGAGTggactttgtgtttgagttcCCTCGACCCACCATGCCTAATGTTATCTACATGGGAGGGTTCCAGTGTAAACCTGCAAAACCTTTGCCTCAACACCTGGAGGATTTTGTCCAGAGCTCTGGAGAACATGGAGTCATCATCATGTCTCTGGGGACTTTTATTGGCACACTTCCGCAGGACTTAGCTGATGAGATCGCTACAGCTTTTGCTAAATTACCTCAGAAAGTCATCTGGAGGTACAAAGGGGACAGACCGGCCACTCTGGGCAACAACACTTTACTCGTCGACTGGATGCCACAGAATGACCTCCTGGGACATCCAAAGATTAAACTATTTGTGGCTCATGGGGGAACAAACGGAGTTCAAGAGGCTATTTATCACGGAGTTCCTATACTAGGACTTCCACTGATTTTTGACCAACATGATAATCTATTCAGAATTAAAGTCAAAGGAGCAGGAAAGATAATTGATTTTTTTACTATGAATGAAGACATCTTCTTTCAGGGAATTCAGGAAGTCTTGACTGAGTCCTCCTATGGGCTGAACATGCAGAGACTGTCCAGGCTGCACAGAGATCAGCCAATGAAACCACTGGACACTGCCCTCTTCTGGATAGAGTTTGTCATGAGACACAAAGGTGCAGCTCACCTGAGAACAGAGTCCTACAGACTGCCCTGGTACTCCTACCACTCTGTAGATGTCATATTGTTCTTGATAACAGTTGCACtagttattttgttattatttgctgGAATCGTATGGTCATGCTTCAGATTGTGTatcaaaagaaaactaaaatctGACTGA
- the LOC132999088 gene encoding UDP-glucuronosyltransferase 2C1-like isoform X2: MRLLICTFLLLLSVVFLTLRICHGGRILIVPMEGSHWVNMDIVIRALHSRGHSIDVVRTDESWYIKDDSLHYNTKTLSVTETFNHDFINPIVKKIIDIERGESSALTFASLQVEMFTAMFNMHRITCQMATVMFKDKDFMNSLKERKYDLVLTDPAWGAGIMLAHALQLPLVYNVRWITSGEGHLAIAPSPLSYIPMTGSGLSDKMSFIQRVKNLFFFAIWQIQDRFLINAQYQAVCDKFFGPEVRYSELLQGADLWLMRVDFVFEFPRPTMPNVVYIGGFQCKPAEPLSEHLEMFVQSSGEHGVIIMSLGTFVSELPADMTNKMAADFAKLPQKVIWRHKGDRPATLGNNTLLVDWMPQNDLLGHPKIKLFVAHGGTNGVQEAIYHGVPVVGLPVFFDQNDNLLRLKERGGAKILTLATVDKDNNFLEAIQEVLTEPSYMLNMQRLSRLHRDQPMKPLDTALFWIEFVMRHKGAAHLRTESYRLPWYSYHSVDVILFLITVALVILLSFAGIFWSCFRLCIKRKLKSD; the protein is encoded by the exons ATGCGGCTgcttatttgt ACGTTCCTTCTCCTTTTATCTGTTGTCTTCCTGACATTGAGAATATGTCACGGGGGTAGGATCTTGATTGTACCTATGGAGGGAAGCCACTGGGTGAACATGGATATCGTGATTAGAGCGCTGCACTCTCGAGGACACTCCATCGATGTGGTTCGAACCGATGAGAGCTGGTACATCAAGGACGACTCTCTACACTACAACACGAAAACATTGTCTGTCACTGAGACCTTCAATCACGACTTCATTAACCCCATCGTGAAAAAGATCATCGACATAGAGAGGGGGGAGAGCTCTGCTCTGACCTTTGCGAGTTTGCAGGTTGAGATGTTTACTGCCATGTTTAACATGCATAGAATAACATGCCAAATGGCAACTGTTATGTTTAAAGATAAAGACTTTATGAATAGTTTGAAGGAGAGAAAATATGACCTGGTCCTCACTGATCCGGCCTGGGGTGCAGGTATAATGTTGGCTCACGCTCTTCAACTACCTCTGGTTTATAACGTGCGCTGGATAACAAGCGGAGAGGGACATTTGGCAATTGCACCTTCTCCTTTGTCTTACATCCCGATGACCGGCTCTGGCCTGTCAGACAAGATGAGTTTCATACAGAGAgtaaaaaatctttttttttttgccatttggCAAATTCAGGATAGATTTTTAATTAACGCTCAATATCAAGCAGTTTGTGACAAGTTCTTTGGTCCAGAAGTCAGATACAGTGAATTACTACAAGGAGCCGACCTTTGGCTGATGAGAGTggactttgtgtttgagtttccACGACCAACTATGCCTAATGTTGTTTATATAGGAGGGTTTCAGTGTAAACCTGCTGAACCACTTTCTGAACACCTTGAGATGTTTGTCCAGAGCTCGGGGGAGCATGGAGTCATCATCATGTCTCTGGGGACTTTTGTGAGTGAACTTCCTGCTGATATGACCAACAAGATGGCTGCAGATTTTGCTAAATTACCTCAGAAAGTCATCTGGAGGCATAAAGGGGACAGACCGGCCACTCTGGGCAACAACACTTTACTTGTCGACTGGATGCCACAGAATGACCTCCTGGGACATCCAAAGATTAAACTATTTGTTGCTCACGGGGGAACAAACGGAGTTCAAGAGGCTATTTATCATGGAGTCCCAGTTGTGGGTCTACCTGTGTTCTTTGACCAGAACGACAACCTGCTCCgtctgaaagagagaggaggagctaaGATTCTTACATTAGCCACAGTGGACAAAGACAACAACTTCCTAGAAGCAATACAGGAAGTCTTGACTGAGCCCTCCTACATGCTGAACATGCAGAGACTCTCCAGGCTGCACAGAGATCAGCCAATGAAACCACTGGACACTGCCCTCTTCTGGATAGAGTTTGTCATGAGACACAAAGGTGCAGCTCACCTGAGAACGGAGTCCTACAGACTGCCCTGGTACTCCTACCACTCTGTAGATGTCATATTGTTCTTGATAACAGTTGCACTAGTTATTTTGTTATCATTTGCTGGAATCTTTTGGTCATGCTTCAGATTGTGTAtcaaaagaaaactcaaatctGACTAA